A genome region from Schlesneria paludicola DSM 18645 includes the following:
- a CDS encoding gamma carbonic anhydrase family protein, with protein MSSDSEKYVPEQFPSWSLNGETLPPPPDVLYPGEHWDWAAINAKPEIDPTAWVAEGAVLIGRVRLKARSSIWYGCVLRGDQQYIEVGEETNVQDGSILHVESDTPCILGNRVTLGHRAIVHGSTVCDGALIGIAASVLSRCVIGEGALIAAGAVVLERTVVPPHTLWAGCPAKQIKELTLPQRERLAATYRHYVNNSAGYRHFEDLQNL; from the coding sequence GTGAGTTCTGATTCCGAAAAATATGTTCCAGAGCAGTTTCCTTCGTGGTCGTTGAACGGCGAAACGCTCCCTCCTCCGCCCGACGTGCTGTATCCCGGCGAACACTGGGACTGGGCGGCGATCAATGCGAAGCCCGAGATTGATCCGACGGCCTGGGTCGCTGAGGGAGCTGTATTGATTGGCCGAGTTCGGTTGAAGGCGCGCAGTTCAATCTGGTACGGCTGTGTTTTGCGAGGGGACCAGCAGTACATCGAAGTGGGGGAAGAAACCAATGTGCAGGATGGTTCGATCCTGCATGTGGAGTCCGATACGCCTTGCATTTTGGGGAATCGCGTCACGCTGGGGCATCGCGCGATCGTGCACGGGTCGACCGTGTGTGATGGGGCGTTGATTGGAATTGCCGCTTCAGTGCTTAGCCGCTGCGTCATCGGTGAGGGGGCATTAATTGCCGCTGGAGCCGTGGTGTTGGAGCGGACTGTTGTGCCTCCACACACGCTGTGGGCTGGATGTCCCGCGAAACAGATTAAGGAGCTGACACTCCCGCAGCGTGAGCGGCTGGCGGCCACGTATCGTCATTACGTCAACAACTCTGCCGGCTATCGTCACTTTGAAGATCTGCAGAACTTGTAA
- a CDS encoding GNAT family N-acetyltransferase has product MDIVIRLATNADLGPIRDIYNYYVHRSTCTFQLEPDTEDARIIWFRDRSPAHPVIVAESGGDVIGWAALSAWNRREAYAHSVEASVYLRHDVQRRGIGRSLLCDLIERARQAGHHTIIGGACTEQAASLALQESLGFERVACFKEVGQKFGRWLDVVYMQLFLDHQTSSNVVRALP; this is encoded by the coding sequence ATGGACATCGTCATTCGATTGGCAACGAATGCGGATCTCGGTCCCATTCGTGATATCTATAACTATTACGTTCATCGCTCGACCTGCACGTTCCAGCTCGAACCAGACACCGAGGACGCTCGGATAATCTGGTTTCGTGATCGTTCCCCAGCCCACCCGGTCATCGTGGCGGAATCAGGCGGTGACGTGATTGGTTGGGCGGCTCTATCCGCATGGAATCGAAGAGAGGCCTATGCTCATTCGGTCGAAGCGTCTGTGTATCTCCGCCATGATGTCCAGAGACGCGGGATCGGGCGGTCGCTGCTCTGTGATTTGATCGAACGTGCGCGGCAGGCCGGACATCATACGATCATTGGAGGTGCCTGTACGGAACAAGCCGCGAGCCTGGCACTGCAAGAATCCCTGGGATTCGAACGTGTCGCTTGTTTTAAAGAGGTTGGTCAAAAGTTCGGCCGCTGGCTGGATGTCGTCTATATGCAGTTGTTTCTGGATCACCAAACGTCATCGAACGTCGTTCGTGCATTGCCCTGA
- a CDS encoding UbiD family decarboxylase: protein MGYRSLAQTVTDLERHGHLVRIDTEIDPCLEAAEIQRRVYLAGGPALLFTRVKGCPFPMVSNLFGTIERTRFMFRDSLEAVRHLVELKIDPTQILKRPLRYLDLPQSLWTMWLRRTRTGPVIEHETTIDQLPQLKSWPNDGGGFITLPQVYTEHPDHPGFKNSNLGMYRVQLGGNDYIPNREIGLHYQIHRSIGVHHAAAVRRGEKLKVNIFVGGPPAMTLSAVMPLPEGLSELLFAAALGRRPVRMISRPGTLPIYADADFCITGTIDPQRTKLEGPFGDHLGYYSLQHQFPVMEVEHVYHRKGAIWPFTVVGRPPQEDTSFGEIIHEITGPIIPTVLPGVKAVHAVDAAGVHPLLLAIGSERYVPYATTRTPQELLTTANAILGQGQLSLAKYLLIVAQEDQPDLDIHDIAAYFRHLLERVDWTQDLHFQTRTTIDTLDYSGSGFNQGSKVVIAAAGPKRRELGTELPPDLTLPDGLRNPRIALPGVIVCECDTSFSNTDHARFTASLPQFPLIVVVDDSQFASTSLNNWLWVTFTRSNPAADISGIEAFTHEKHWGCRGSLIIDARRKPHHAPPLIEDPAVTKRVDQLAAPGGPLHGIF, encoded by the coding sequence ATGGGCTATCGTAGTCTCGCACAAACCGTTACTGACCTTGAACGTCATGGCCATCTGGTCCGGATCGACACCGAAATCGATCCGTGTCTAGAAGCAGCGGAAATCCAACGTCGCGTCTACCTTGCAGGTGGCCCGGCACTGCTCTTCACACGCGTGAAAGGGTGTCCGTTTCCCATGGTTTCGAATCTGTTCGGAACCATCGAGCGAACTCGGTTCATGTTCCGCGATTCGCTGGAAGCGGTTCGGCATCTGGTCGAATTGAAAATCGATCCGACCCAGATCTTGAAACGGCCGCTCCGCTACCTTGACCTACCCCAATCGCTATGGACCATGTGGTTGCGGCGCACGCGGACAGGTCCCGTGATCGAGCATGAAACGACCATCGACCAACTGCCGCAATTGAAGAGTTGGCCAAACGACGGCGGCGGCTTCATCACGTTGCCTCAAGTCTATACCGAGCATCCCGACCATCCAGGCTTCAAGAACTCCAATCTTGGCATGTACCGGGTCCAACTCGGTGGCAACGACTATATCCCGAACCGTGAAATCGGACTGCACTACCAGATTCACCGCAGCATCGGCGTGCATCATGCAGCGGCCGTTCGCCGCGGTGAGAAACTGAAGGTCAACATTTTCGTCGGTGGCCCGCCGGCGATGACGCTGTCGGCAGTTATGCCGCTCCCCGAGGGGCTGTCGGAACTTCTCTTCGCCGCCGCCTTGGGCCGTCGGCCAGTCCGAATGATTTCGCGCCCCGGTACTCTGCCGATCTATGCCGACGCCGATTTCTGTATCACCGGTACCATCGACCCACAACGAACCAAGCTTGAAGGTCCGTTCGGGGACCATCTCGGTTACTACAGCCTTCAACACCAGTTTCCCGTCATGGAAGTGGAACATGTCTATCACCGCAAGGGAGCGATCTGGCCGTTCACGGTCGTGGGGCGGCCGCCGCAAGAAGACACGTCGTTCGGTGAAATCATTCATGAAATTACCGGCCCCATCATTCCCACGGTCTTGCCCGGCGTGAAAGCCGTCCATGCAGTCGACGCGGCGGGCGTCCACCCCCTGCTCCTCGCGATCGGCAGCGAACGTTACGTGCCTTATGCAACGACGCGAACTCCGCAGGAACTGCTAACGACAGCCAATGCAATATTGGGTCAAGGACAATTGTCGCTTGCGAAGTATCTGCTGATCGTCGCGCAGGAAGATCAGCCGGATCTGGACATCCACGATATTGCCGCTTATTTCCGGCATCTGCTGGAGCGCGTGGATTGGACTCAAGACCTGCATTTTCAGACCCGAACCACAATCGACACGTTGGACTATTCCGGCAGCGGATTTAATCAGGGTTCGAAAGTCGTCATTGCCGCCGCAGGACCAAAGCGGCGCGAACTGGGGACCGAGCTCCCCCCCGATCTGACACTGCCTGACGGACTGAGAAACCCGCGAATCGCCCTACCGGGCGTGATTGTCTGTGAATGTGACACATCGTTCTCAAACACGGATCATGCTCGGTTCACTGCATCACTCCCCCAGTTTCCGCTGATCGTCGTCGTCGACGACAGCCAATTCGCATCGACATCGCTGAACAACTGGCTGTGGGTCACCTTCACACGTTCCAATCCCGCAGCAGACATCAGCGGTATCGAAGCCTTCACGCACGAGAAGCACTGGGGCTGCCGTGGATCGCTGATCATCGATGCACGCCGAAAGCCTCACCACGCCCCACCGTTAATCGAAGACCCCGCCGTGACGAAACGAGTTGATCAACTGGCAGCCCCCGGCGGACCACTGCATGGGATCTTCTGA
- a CDS encoding integrase core domain-containing protein — translation RYVLAWQLSNSMDVEFCMEALDEALKYGRPEIFNTDQGSQFTSHEFTKRLEQESIAISMDGKGRAIDNVMIERLWRTVKYENIYLKEYVTGADCHEGLKAYFQYYRHERPHQGLANRTPWQAYQIPRSRPR, via the coding sequence CCGGTACGTGCTGGCTTGGCAATTGTCCAACAGCATGGATGTGGAGTTCTGTATGGAAGCTCTCGACGAAGCGTTGAAGTATGGTCGTCCCGAGATCTTCAACACGGACCAGGGATCGCAATTTACGAGTCACGAATTTACCAAGCGACTCGAACAGGAGTCGATCGCCATCAGCATGGATGGGAAAGGGCGAGCGATTGACAACGTGATGATCGAACGACTTTGGCGAACCGTGAAATACGAGAACATCTACCTCAAGGAATACGTGACAGGAGCCGATTGTCATGAAGGATTGAAGGCGTACTTCCAGTACTATCGCCACGAGCGACCTCACCAGGGTTTGGCCAACCGCACTCCCTGGCAAGCCTATCAAATCCCTCGCTCCAGACCCCGGTGA
- a CDS encoding IS3 family transposase, translated as MPRSRRKFDGPFKAKVALDAIRGLKTTSELVSIHKVHATQIALWKKQLLEGAISIFESPSASKATTDEPSSAELYEQIGRLKVELDWLKKKVAEHGG; from the coding sequence GTGCCTCGGAGCAGACGTAAATTCGACGGACCATTTAAGGCGAAAGTTGCCTTGGATGCGATTCGTGGATTGAAGACGACGAGCGAATTGGTATCGATTCATAAAGTTCATGCGACGCAGATTGCACTTTGGAAAAAGCAGCTGTTGGAAGGAGCGATTTCGATTTTCGAGAGTCCTTCAGCGAGCAAGGCCACCACCGACGAACCGAGTTCCGCAGAGCTCTATGAACAAATCGGTCGACTGAAGGTTGAGCTCGATTGGCTCAAAAAAAAAGTGGCCGAGCACGGTGGCTGA
- the pyrE gene encoding orotate phosphoribosyltransferase — MLASQIKRCSRLSGHFVLRSGKVSDTYFDKYQFEADPKLLHAIAKELALLVPPGTEVLAGLEMGGIPIVTMLSQVTGLPAAFIRKEPKEYGTCRYAEGATLVGRTFVLVEDVVSSGGAIIDALEKLKADGLTPSRALCVIDRETGGKEALESVGLSLSALFTLSQVEGSE; from the coding sequence ATGCTCGCATCTCAAATCAAACGTTGTTCCCGGCTGAGTGGGCATTTTGTGCTTCGGTCTGGGAAGGTGAGCGATACCTACTTCGACAAGTACCAGTTCGAAGCAGATCCGAAGTTGCTGCATGCCATCGCGAAAGAACTGGCGTTGCTCGTTCCGCCGGGCACCGAAGTCCTGGCGGGGCTGGAAATGGGTGGGATTCCCATCGTCACGATGCTAAGCCAGGTCACGGGGCTTCCGGCGGCGTTTATCAGGAAGGAGCCGAAAGAATATGGGACATGCCGCTATGCCGAAGGCGCGACACTGGTTGGGCGGACGTTTGTGCTTGTCGAAGACGTGGTGTCGAGCGGCGGCGCCATTATCGACGCCCTGGAAAAGTTGAAAGCCGATGGTCTGACGCCGAGCCGTGCGCTCTGCGTGATCGATCGCGAGACGGGGGGCAAAGAAGCTCTTGAGTCTGTGGGATTGTCACTCAGTGCATTGTTCACGTTGTCGCAGGTCGAAGGGAGTGAGTAA
- a CDS encoding response regulator, translated as MTSILVIDDDIQILSCLRIVLESAGYTTDCTTNGSEALRYCQQKNYDLILCDVFMPDNNGLEVILELRRRKSRTKVIAMSGGSGVGLPNFLDAMIDFGACSTLAKPFDATKLLDAIEEVLCSTV; from the coding sequence ATGACATCTATCTTAGTTATTGACGATGACATTCAGATCCTGTCGTGCCTTCGAATCGTGCTCGAGAGCGCGGGCTACACAACGGATTGCACTACGAATGGAAGCGAAGCGTTGAGGTATTGCCAACAGAAAAACTACGACCTCATTTTGTGCGACGTGTTTATGCCCGACAATAATGGACTTGAGGTCATTCTCGAACTTCGCCGTCGGAAATCTCGCACGAAAGTGATTGCAATGAGCGGGGGTAGTGGCGTCGGATTGCCCAATTTCCTTGATGCGATGATCGACTTCGGTGCTTGCTCAACCCTTGCCAAGCCATTCGACGCAACAAAGCTACTTGATGCGATCGAAGAGGTCCTGTGCAGCACCGTTTGA
- a CDS encoding MotA/TolQ/ExbB proton channel family protein: protein MIVTQPVRLSPLYLVLMLLALSAMTLTHPLPVFAQADDAANVAQADAAQKPNTPAPQSALMWIIHTSGWIGALLLVISIYFIATIMQLFMELRAPIVMPPQLIEQCEELLAKRDFNAIYKAVKESPSELGQLIATGMVSLSSGLADAREAIDRQGEVITVDMEKRISMLAVVGTLGPLIGLLGTLKGMISSFSVIARSDAQMKASEVAGGISEALILTFEGVGLSVPAIYFFALFKNRVATLSVQSLNLADDFIRRLYLAAQKRPGPDTTA from the coding sequence ATGATCGTGACTCAACCCGTTCGCCTGTCGCCGCTTTATCTGGTGCTGATGCTCCTGGCATTGTCGGCGATGACACTGACACACCCGCTTCCGGTGTTTGCCCAGGCGGACGACGCCGCCAATGTCGCTCAAGCGGATGCCGCGCAGAAGCCTAACACCCCTGCTCCACAGTCGGCCTTGATGTGGATCATTCACACATCAGGCTGGATCGGAGCACTCTTGCTGGTCATTTCCATCTATTTCATCGCGACGATCATGCAGTTGTTCATGGAACTGCGTGCTCCGATCGTGATGCCACCACAATTGATCGAACAGTGCGAAGAACTGCTTGCCAAGCGCGACTTCAACGCCATTTACAAAGCGGTAAAAGAGAGCCCGAGCGAATTGGGACAACTAATCGCGACCGGCATGGTGTCGCTCTCGTCGGGACTGGCCGATGCGCGTGAGGCCATTGATCGTCAGGGGGAAGTGATTACCGTCGACATGGAAAAGCGAATCAGCATGCTGGCCGTGGTCGGGACATTGGGCCCGTTGATTGGACTGTTGGGAACACTCAAAGGGATGATTTCCAGCTTCAGCGTGATTGCTCGCTCGGACGCTCAGATGAAGGCCAGCGAAGTGGCGGGTGGGATTTCCGAAGCGCTGATTTTGACCTTTGAAGGTGTCGGTCTTTCGGTTCCTGCGATCTATTTCTTCGCCTTGTTCAAAAACCGTGTCGCCACGCTTAGCGTGCAGTCGCTCAATCTGGCCGACGACTTTATTCGTCGGTTGTATCTGGCCGCTCAAAAACGTCCCGGCCCAGACACGACCGCTTGA
- a CDS encoding VWA domain-containing protein: protein MSSQHLGGVIHTYQRYDPSRIPGPTVPPPDLTSAAFEHMLEYGSLRELTDEELARAVKLDIRQIAGLGPSLESLQKMLQERKRKILETWETKKVVEEVKRQYLKQAGKTTPPDELKSAFQNAVDEEQIRDLERLWYRAGDDRSRFARQLVQLVDRLGDKYQIDELASKYEFTGRKPLDVDQALAVKEELETIDRLLRQLEEAKKSAQIALIDLSELSQFADSEQMDELSQLQQQVSELVRQMAEQQGLEKTSKGYQLTPQAYRIFQGKLLEQIFSQLQESRTGRHLGPIQGEGAVELPVTKQYEFGDSVSQMDIPQSLINAMIRDPARPLRLRSDDIVIHKTRNNPKCATAVLMDMSGSMRHGGQYINVKRMALALDGLIRREFPGDFLQFIEMASFAKPRHFSEVASLLPKVVTIFDPVVRLRADMSREDITESDIPPHFTNIQHALQLGRQYLSTRDTPNRQIVLITDGLPTAHFEGPFLYLLYPSDPKTEAATMREAMLCHREGIVINIFLLQSWSQSHEDIRFAHRLAETTNGRVFFTAGRDLDRFVVWDYVNRRKSIIG from the coding sequence ATGAGCAGCCAGCATCTGGGTGGCGTGATCCACACCTATCAACGGTACGATCCGTCAAGAATTCCCGGCCCTACCGTACCGCCGCCCGACCTGACATCGGCCGCGTTCGAGCACATGCTGGAATACGGCAGCCTGCGTGAGCTGACCGACGAAGAGCTCGCGCGGGCCGTTAAGCTCGATATCCGACAAATCGCGGGGCTGGGGCCCAGCCTTGAGTCCCTGCAGAAGATGCTGCAGGAACGAAAGCGAAAGATCCTGGAAACCTGGGAAACGAAAAAGGTTGTCGAAGAGGTCAAGCGGCAATATCTGAAACAGGCAGGCAAGACAACCCCTCCCGATGAACTGAAGTCCGCCTTTCAGAACGCCGTCGACGAAGAGCAAATTCGCGACCTCGAACGTCTGTGGTATCGCGCGGGAGACGACCGTTCCCGATTTGCCCGGCAACTGGTGCAACTGGTTGATCGACTTGGCGACAAGTACCAGATTGACGAACTCGCCTCGAAATACGAATTCACCGGTCGGAAACCGCTCGACGTCGATCAGGCCCTTGCGGTCAAAGAAGAACTGGAAACGATCGATCGACTGTTGAGGCAGTTGGAAGAAGCCAAGAAGTCGGCTCAGATTGCCTTGATCGATTTGTCGGAACTCAGTCAGTTCGCTGACAGCGAACAGATGGACGAATTGTCGCAGTTGCAACAGCAGGTGTCGGAACTCGTCCGTCAGATGGCGGAACAGCAGGGCCTTGAAAAGACGAGCAAAGGCTATCAACTGACGCCTCAAGCGTATCGCATCTTTCAGGGAAAGCTGCTGGAACAGATCTTCAGCCAGCTCCAGGAATCGCGAACGGGCCGCCACTTGGGGCCGATTCAAGGTGAAGGGGCGGTCGAGCTGCCAGTGACCAAACAGTACGAGTTTGGTGATTCTGTCTCGCAGATGGATATTCCACAGTCGCTGATCAATGCCATGATTCGTGACCCGGCCCGTCCCTTGCGGTTGAGGTCAGATGACATCGTGATTCATAAGACGCGCAACAATCCCAAGTGTGCGACGGCCGTCTTGATGGATATGAGCGGCTCGATGCGGCACGGCGGCCAGTACATCAACGTCAAACGGATGGCGTTGGCACTTGATGGACTGATTCGGCGCGAGTTTCCCGGAGACTTCCTGCAATTCATTGAAATGGCCAGCTTCGCGAAACCGCGGCATTTCAGCGAAGTCGCGTCGCTACTGCCGAAGGTCGTCACGATCTTCGATCCGGTCGTGCGCTTGCGGGCCGACATGAGCCGTGAGGATATCACCGAGTCGGACATTCCTCCGCACTTCACGAACATTCAGCATGCGCTGCAGCTTGGACGGCAATATCTGTCGACTCGCGATACGCCGAATCGACAAATCGTTCTGATCACCGATGGCTTGCCGACAGCGCACTTTGAAGGACCGTTCCTGTATCTGCTTTACCCGTCCGACCCGAAGACGGAAGCGGCCACGATGCGTGAGGCGATGTTGTGTCATCGCGAGGGGATCGTGATCAACATCTTCCTGCTGCAAAGCTGGTCTCAATCGCACGAAGACATTCGGTTTGCGCATCGCCTCGCCGAAACCACCAACGGCCGCGTCTTCTTCACCGCCGGCAGAGACCTCGATCGGTTCGTCGTCTGGGACTACGTCAACCGCCGCAAATCGATTATTGGATAG
- a CDS encoding ExbD/TolR family protein: protein MSEQFSERAEPNLTPLLDMVFQLITFFMLVINFKGASLDMSLKLPVLGSARPLDHHGKLEPLLLNIDTEGRVNAYGQKVDVEQYVSREARLLRQQLTAVGTAIENGELPVSVIIRADRSAPFHLVNNVLKICQDQGYRQFSLSALSHEERQ from the coding sequence ATGTCAGAACAATTCTCGGAACGAGCCGAGCCGAACCTGACGCCCCTGCTTGATATGGTCTTTCAGTTGATTACGTTCTTCATGCTCGTCATCAACTTTAAGGGCGCGTCGCTCGACATGTCGCTCAAACTGCCTGTCCTGGGCTCGGCACGCCCCCTGGATCATCACGGCAAGCTGGAACCCCTCTTGCTGAACATTGATACCGAAGGACGCGTGAATGCCTACGGCCAGAAAGTCGATGTCGAACAGTACGTCAGTCGGGAAGCGCGGCTCCTTCGGCAACAACTGACGGCAGTGGGAACGGCGATCGAGAACGGCGAACTTCCAGTCTCGGTCATCATTCGTGCCGATCGATCGGCACCGTTTCATCTCGTCAACAATGTTTTGAAGATCTGCCAGGATCAGGGTTACCGCCAGTTTTCACTGAGTGCCTTGTCGCACGAGGAGCGTCAATAA
- a CDS encoding ion transporter — MLSCSIPESDRFTGAFRETSQRLDLRFSLLLCRFEVFFMASVVQASEVSEDEFRPQQLLMLLLCVYSLGSLATETFAPLSAEYVAILDVIDNLICGIFLFDFVVGLLIAQDKLRFLAWGWIDLVSSIPVIDIFRAGRIVRVIRILRVLRGIRLAWILARYLQRDRANGAFLAVIFLSILLLLLSSVAILQVEQVEGANIHSASDALWWSVVTMTTVGYGDKYPVTTVGRIIASVVMISGVGLFGALSGSVTSWILNPVEVRQEVDLDAIHLELAAIRTRLDHVPAVGLKELDPQLTRIMDSWGNLTENRRRQILRLMDSTAE; from the coding sequence ATGTTGTCTTGCTCGATTCCCGAGAGCGACCGTTTCACCGGTGCGTTTCGTGAAACGTCGCAACGTCTCGACCTGCGATTCTCGCTGTTGCTTTGCCGATTTGAGGTTTTCTTCATGGCGAGTGTTGTTCAGGCGTCGGAGGTGTCGGAAGACGAGTTCCGGCCGCAGCAGTTACTGATGTTGCTGCTGTGTGTCTATTCACTGGGGTCTCTCGCCACCGAGACATTTGCGCCACTGTCGGCCGAGTATGTGGCAATCCTCGACGTCATCGATAACCTGATTTGTGGCATTTTCCTGTTCGATTTCGTTGTTGGCCTTTTGATTGCGCAGGATAAACTGCGCTTCCTGGCCTGGGGGTGGATCGATCTGGTGTCCAGTATTCCGGTGATCGACATCTTTCGTGCCGGACGCATTGTGCGCGTGATTCGCATTCTGCGGGTCTTGCGTGGGATTCGCTTGGCGTGGATTCTGGCCAGATACTTGCAGCGCGATCGCGCCAATGGGGCATTTCTTGCGGTCATTTTTTTGTCGATCCTGCTGCTCCTGCTTTCCAGTGTGGCTATTCTGCAGGTGGAGCAGGTTGAGGGAGCGAACATCCATTCCGCCTCGGACGCACTATGGTGGTCTGTCGTGACGATGACGACGGTGGGATATGGAGATAAGTATCCCGTGACGACCGTTGGTCGGATCATTGCCTCGGTAGTGATGATCTCGGGGGTGGGATTGTTCGGAGCGTTAAGCGGTTCAGTGACGTCTTGGATCTTGAACCCGGTCGAGGTCCGTCAGGAGGTCGATCTGGACGCGATTCATCTGGAACTGGCGGCCATCCGCACGCGACTCGATCACGTCCCCGCCGTCGGATTGAAAGAGCTCGATCCTCAATTGACGCGGATCATGGATTCCTGGGGAAACCTCACCGAAAACCGTCGCCGCCAGATTCTTAGACTCATGGATTCAACGGCGGAATGA
- a CDS encoding ExbD/TolR family protein codes for MRHRHRRRRRSRSQGSVEMNLAAMLDMAFQLLTFFILTFRPAPIEGQLALNLPPPVPQTNVESPQEFGQGTTDVLAMQTLHLHVVANDRGDVAEIKIESNPVIEGHLDETKMVRLDKQLQATFAVQQIPYDRVQIAVDGRLRYGELMRIIDVCHKQHLPDGTFMQRISFTEVDAAPATESK; via the coding sequence ATGCGACACAGACACCGTCGTCGACGTCGTTCGCGCAGCCAAGGATCAGTGGAGATGAACCTGGCGGCCATGCTGGACATGGCTTTTCAATTGTTGACGTTCTTCATCCTCACCTTCCGCCCGGCACCAATCGAAGGTCAGTTGGCACTCAATCTGCCGCCGCCCGTGCCACAAACCAATGTCGAGTCTCCTCAAGAATTCGGACAAGGCACCACCGATGTCTTGGCGATGCAGACCTTGCACCTTCATGTCGTCGCCAACGATCGCGGTGACGTGGCCGAGATCAAGATCGAATCGAATCCCGTCATTGAGGGACACCTCGACGAAACGAAGATGGTGCGACTGGACAAGCAATTGCAAGCGACCTTCGCGGTTCAACAGATCCCCTACGACCGAGTCCAAATCGCCGTCGATGGTCGGCTGCGCTATGGTGAACTGATGCGAATTATTGACGTCTGCCACAAACAACATTTGCCCGATGGCACTTTTATGCAGCGCATCAGCTTCACGGAAGTTGATGCGGCACCGGCCACCGAATCGAAATAG
- a CDS encoding integrase core domain-containing protein, translating into CMEALDEALKYGRPEIFNTDQGSQFTSHEFTKRLEQESIAISMDGKGRAIDNVMIERLWRTVKYENIYLKEYVTGADCHEGLKAYFQYYRHERPHQGLANRTPWQAYQIPRSRPR; encoded by the coding sequence CTGTATGGAAGCTCTCGACGAAGCGTTGAAGTATGGTCGTCCCGAGATCTTCAACACGGACCAGGGATCGCAATTTACGAGTCACGAATTTACCAAGCGACTCGAACAGGAGTCGATCGCCATCAGCATGGATGGGAAAGGGCGAGCGATTGACAACGTGATGATCGAACGACTTTGGCGAACCGTGAAATACGAGAACATCTACCTCAAGGAATACGTGACAGGAGCCGATTGTCATGAAGGATTGAAGGCGTACTTCCAGTACTATCGCCACGAGCGACCTCACCAGGGTTTGGCCAACCGCACTCCCTGGCAAGCCTATCAAATCCCTCGCTCCAGACCCCGGTGA